The genomic window TTTTCCGCGGCCACTGGGCCGTGATGCGTGAGGGCGGTGCCGACCAGCTCGCTCTCCAGCAGCAGCCGGTGCCGGACATGCGCCGACAGCAGCGACACATCCCGCCGCGCCCCCGGGCCCGGATCGGTGTTGCGGCCGGAGGCGTAGTGCCTCCCCATGCGCGGGGCGAATTCGGTCAGGCGGCGCAGCCCATCGGCGCGGCTCGGGGCGGGGAGGTCGGACATGGCGCCGAATTGGCCCCGCTTCATCGCGCGGCAAGCCACCGCGTGCTAACCGGCGCGCATGTGGAAACGCCGTGCCCTCATCGCCGCCGGCCTGGCTGGCGCCGCGCCCGCGGCCTATGGCTTCGGCGTCGAACCCTATTGGGGGCCGCGCGTGGCGCGCTACCGGCTGTCACCGCCAGGCTGGCCGGTGGGCCGCCCGCTGCGGATCGCCGCGCTGGCCGATCTGCACGCCGGCGCGCCGGCCATGACGCTGGAGCGCATCGCCACCATCGTCGCCACCACCAATGCGGAGGCGCCGGACCTGGTCGTGCTGCTGGGCGATTATGGGCCGAACACGCCCCTGATCCGTCCACCCTATCCCCAGGCCGAGGTCTGCGCCCTGCTGGCCGGGCTGCGCGCGCCGCTGGGTCGCTACGCCATCGCCGGCAACCATGACTGGTGGGAGGATGAGGCCGCGATGGCGCGCCGCCGCGGCCCGCTGCTGTGGATGGAGGCCTTGGCGGAGGCGGGCTTCACACCGCTGCAGAACCGCGCCCTGCGCCTGGAGCCGGGCTTCTGGCTGGCCGGGCTGGACAGCCAGATCGCCTTCCTGCCGCTGCCCTGGCGGCCGCATCGTGGGGCTGACGACCTGGGCGCGACGCTGGCGCAGGTGACGGACGACGCCCCCGTGGTTCTGCTGGCGCATGAGCCCGACATCTTCGCGGCGGGCACGGCGCGGGTGGCGGTGCAGCTCTCGGGCCACACCCATGGCGGGCAGATCAGGCTGCTGGGCTGGTCGCCGCGCGTGCCCTCGCGCTACGGCAACCGCTACGCCTATGGGCATGTGCGCGAGGGCGGGCGGGATTTGGTGGTCTCCGGCGGGCTCGGCACCTCCACCCTTCCGGTGCGGCTGGGCGTGCCGCCGGAAGTGGTGGTGGTGGAGCTGGCCCGCGCCTGATCCGCGGCGGGTTCGCCGCGGTGAATCAGCCGCGCGAAAACCCGCTACTTCCGGCGGGCTTCGACCAGCACGCCCGCTTCCTCCAGCTTCGCGATCTCCTCGGCCGAGAAGCCCTTTTCCGCCAGCGCGCTGCGGGTGTGCTCGGCGAAGCGGGGCGGGGCGGCGCGGGTGCCGCCCGGCGTGCGGCTGAGCTTGATGGGCGTGCCCAGGCCGACGAAGCCGTCCTTCTCCGTGATCATGGCGCGGTGGGCGGTGTGCGCCTGCGCCATGGCCTCGTCCACATGCAGCACGGGGCCGGCCGGCAGGCCCGCCGCCAGCATGCGCTGGCAGAGGTCATGCCCGTCCTCCTCGGCGAAGCGCGCCTCCAGGATTTCGGTCAGCGCCGCGCGGTTGGTCGTGCGCCCGCCATTGGTGGCGAAGCGCGGGTCGCTGCCCAGGTCGCCGAGGCCCAGGAAGGCCGCGAACTTGCGGAAGGTCGGGTCATTGCCGCAGCCCACGAAGATCTCGCAGGTCTTGGTCTTGAACTTGGCGTAGGGGGCCAGGTTCGGGTGCGGGTTGCCCGTGGCCACCGGCCGCTTGCCCGAGAGGAAGAAGTTGGCCGCATGCGGGTGCAGCAGCGCCATGCCGCAATCATGCAGCGTCATGTCGCAATACTGGCCCTTGCCCGACCGCTCCCGCTCATGCAGCGCCATCAGGATGGCGATGGCGGAGTAGAGGCCCGTCGCGATGTCCACGATGGGCGTGCCGAGGCGCGTGGGGCCGGAATTCTCGGTGCCGTTGATGGACATGAGGCCCACCATGGCCTGCACGATGGCGTCATAGCCCGGGAAGCCGCCCAGCGGCCCCGTGGCGCCGAAGCCCGAGACGCGGCAATGCACCAGGCGCGGGAAGCGCTTGGACAGCACCTCCTCATAGCCCAGACCCCACTTCTCCATGCTGCCGGGCTTGAAGTTCTCGATCAGCACGTCGGCGCCTTCGAGCAGGCGCAGCAGCACCTCGCGCCCCTCGGGCTTGCCGAGGTCGAGGCCCACGGACTTCTTGTTGCGGTTCACGCCCACGAAGTAGCTGGCGTCGCCATCCGCGTTGAACGGAGGGCCCCAGTCGCGCACCTCGTCGCCCTGGGGCGGTTCCAGCTTGATGACCTCGGCGCCGTGGTCCGAGAGGATCATGGTGCAATAGGGGCCACCCAGCACGCGGGTGAGGTCCACCACGCGCAGGCCGGACAGGGCGCCGGGGCCGGTGGCCAGCGCGCGGCCCTCATTCATGGGAACAGCATCGGTCATGCGGCGGCCTTTCTCTCGAACACGCGGGCGCAGAAATCGGGGTAGGTTTCCAGCATCTCGTCGCAGACGGCGCCGCGCAGCAAAGCCAGTTCGGCGTCGGAGGGCGGCACGGTCTCGGCCACGCCCTCGGGCACGTCGAAGTCGAAGCCGGTCATGGCGCGGATGCTCTCCACACTCTCGCCCGCATGGTAGGAGGCGAGCGAGAAGCGGCCGCGATCGGGGTGGAAGTCGAACACGCAGCGGCCCGTCACGAGCGCCTGGGCATGGCCGCGGCGGAAGACGCCGGGCTCGGAGGTGCCGGGGGCGGAGATGTGGTCCACGCGGTCCACGAAGACGCGCGGCGAATGTTCCTCGCGGAACAGGATGGTGCGGCCGGACATGTAGTACATGAAGGCCGAACCGAAGCTGCCCGGGAAGCGCACCTCCAGCCCCGGCCAGGGGCCGGTGCCGATGAGGTTGATGTTCGCCTGCCCGTCAATCTGCCCGCCGCCCAGGAAGAACAGGTCAATGCGGCCCTGGCCCGTCAGGTCGAACAATTCGCGCGAGCCATCGGTGAAGGGGTTGCCGCTGCGCTTGTGCAGCAGCGACAGGTGCAACGGGTCGCCCTGCTTCACGCAGAGCCAGGCGGCCGCGGCCGGAATGGGCGAGGCCGCGCCCACCGCGATGTGCCGCGTGGGCCGCGCGCGGATGAGGCGCGCGATGCAGACGGCCAGAAGTTCCTCGGTCTTGTAGCTCATTCCGCGGCCACCGCCTGGTTGTCGAAGACGTGCTCGGCGCACCATTCGGCGAAGCCCGCCTCGGTCTTGGCCGCGCGGGCATATTGCATGACGTAGTCCGTGTCGAAGCCATATTCGTCGAGCAGCGCCGAGGGCTGCGCGCCGCGTTCGGCGATGGCGATGCCGCTGATGTAGGTGGCGTTGATGGCGCCGGGGCAGAGGCGCTCATCCTCCAGGAAATTGCCCTCCACCACGCGCTCGACGGTGACGAGGCTGCGCTGGCTGGCATGGGCGATGGTGGCGCATTCGCGCCGGCGGCCCACCCAGACATTGCCCGCGCTGTCGGCCATCACGGCGTGGAAGACGGCCACGTCGGGGTGCAGGGCGGGCAGCAGGGTGATCTTCTCGCCGGTGCCAAAGGGGCTTTCGATCACCACCCAGTCGGGCCGGTTGGCCAGGATGTCGCTGCCGATCAGCCCGCGCAGGGGCATGAAGGGCACGCCCTTCTCGGCCGCCTGGAGCATGGTGTGCATGGCGGGGCAGGTGGCGTCGCGCACCGTGAGCGTGCCGGCCTTCAGCGCGGCGGAGAAGCGCGGCGCGAAGCCGGCCTCGCCCAGCGTCACGGCGGAGGTGTTCACCTCGGCGACACAACCCGCGCCGATCAGGATGTCGGTCGCGAAGCCGGAGATGGGCACGCCCACCAGGCGCAGCCCCCGCGCGCGGCGGCGGATCAGCGCCTTGGCCAGCGCCACCGAGGGGATGGAGTTGTCCGGCGGCACCGCCACCATCGCGCCATCGGGGATCGAGGCGGCCATCGCCTCCAAGCTTATCGGGGTCATGTTGCGTCCCTCCCCCGGCATGATTATGCCCAAGGGGCATCGGGGGAAGGGGACGCCGCCATGATCCTTGAAGGGCCGCGCCTGATCCTGCGCCCGCTGGAAGATTCCGACGCTGCGGAATTCGCCGCCATGAACGGTGACCCGGTGGTGATGCGCCACTTCGTGAAGCCGCTGGATTTCGCTGCCTCCGAGGCCTTGCGCGCCCGCATGGCGGCGCACATCGCCCAGCATGGCTTCGGCTTCTGGGGCGTGTTCCGCCGCGACGCGCCGGGGCTGGTCGGCATGGTGGGCCTGCTGCGCGTGGCCTTCGAGGCGCGCTTCACGCCCAATGTGGAAATCGGCTGGCGCATCGCGGCCGCGCACCAGCGCCAGGGCTATGCGGAGGAGGCCGCGCGGATCGCGCTGGCGGCCGGCTTTGGCCCGCTGCGCCTGCCCGAGATCGTGGCCTGGACCATCCCGGACAACGAGCCCTCCTGGCGGCTGATGGAAAAGCTCGGCATGCGGCAGGATGGCACCTTCGAGGAACCGCGCATCCCCGAGGGGCATCCCAAGCGCCTGCAGCGCCTCTACCGCATCACGCGCGCCGAATGGGTGCAAAGCCGCATGGGCTGAGGCGCCTTCACCAAGCCTTCACCATCCGGATGGCATGGCTGCCCCGTGCCCCAACTCGATGCCGCGCAGTTCGATCCGGTCCGCTTCCCCGGTGTGCCCGAGGGCGTGCGATGGCCCCCCGATAGCTTTTCCTTCGAGGCACCCTGGCTCCGCGGCAATGACCTCGCCTTCGAATGCGGGATGGACGGGCAGATCATCTTCGTGCGGCGCTATGACGCCATCCGCCTGGTGCTGGACGTGGACACGGCCCATTCGGCGCTGGACCTGAAGCCGGGCAGCCATGATTTCCGCCTGCTGCGGCTGATCCCCTCCGCGCTGCGCCTGGTGGAATGCGTGGTCCCGGGCGACCCCATGCCGCCCGCATTGCTGGGCGAGCCCCTGCCGCTTCCGGCCGAACACCTGCTCTATTCCGCCACCACGGCGCTGGTCGGTGCCTTGTCGCGCGGTGCCGGCGAGGCGGGCGAGGCCTATCTGGCCGCGCTGCGCCGCACGCCCCCCGGCCTCGACATGTTCGAGACGGCGGCGGCGCGCTGCGTGACCGATGGGCAGTTCGAACTGCAGCGCATCGCCAAGCTGGCCCGCGCGCTGAAGCGCCTGGCCCGCGCCCATGCGGAGGTGCTGGGCGCCCACGCCGCCCAGCCCGACTATCCCGGCATGGAGCGCATGGTGACCGCCACCACCAAGGTGATGCTGCGCGACGCCCATTGGTCCGGCGACCTCATCGCCCAGGCGTTGCGGCAGGTCTCGCCGCTGGTGACGGTGCCGCGCCAGACCGCCGACATGCTGCTCTCCGCCGCCGTGGCCGCGCTGGAGGAGCAGGGCAGCCTGGAAGCCGTGACCCGCATGACCGACACCCAGGCCCGGCTGCGCGACCGGCTCACGGAACTCGGCCTGTTCTGGCGCCGCATCGCCGCCGCCTGGGCCACCGTCCATCCCGAGACGACCGACCGGCGGGAAATTGACCTGCTTTGCCGGAACCTGCTGCGGCGGTTGCAGATCAGGTCGCTCTACCTCCCGGAGTAGCGGCGCCGCGCGTTTTGCGCGAGGCTGCGGCCCGCAACGGGGGGCAGGCCATGACGGGCAGCATGACGGAGGAATTCGGCGTCCAGGGCGAATGGACCCTGGCCAAGCGGCACACCATCCGCTGGGCGGAATGCGACCTCTACGGCCATGTGAACCACGCCGCCTACCTCATCATGTTCGAGGACATGCGGATCGAGCATTGGGCCTCGCTCGGCCAGGTGCTGCGCGCCGATGCGCCGGGGCCGGTCGTGGCCAAGCTGGAGGCGCGCTATGTGCGGGCCATCGGCTTCCAGGAGGAGGTGCTGCTGACGCTGCGCTGCCCGAGCCTGCGCCGCACCAGCTATGTGCATGAGTATGCGGTGTGGAAGAACGGGCTGGTCTTCGAATGCCAGGCGCTGCTGGTCTGCGTGAAGGATGGCGTGTCCACGCCCATCCCCGATGACGCGCGCAAGCTGATGGTGGAGCGGGACGGCGCGCGGCAGGCCTGAGCCTGGTTTGAGCGACTGATTCACCGCTCCGGCGATTCCGCCTCCGCGGATCAGGCGCTGAACTAGACCGCCACCACCAAGTCGATTTCCACCAGCGCGCCCAGCGCCAGCCCCGTCACCCCCACCGTGGTGCGCGCGGGCAGTTTGCCCGGCGGGAATTCGGCCTCCCAGATGGCATTCATGGCCGCGTAGTCGCGGGCGAATTCGGTCAGGTAGATGCGGGCCATCACCACGCGCTCCCACTCCGCGCCGCAGCCCAACAGCACGGATTTCAGGTTGGCGATGACCTGGCGCGTTTGCGCCTCCACCCCGCCCGGCACGCAGCGCGTGTTGTCGGAAGGGTCGGTCGGCATCTGGCCGGTGACGAAGAGGAAATCCCCCGCCCGCACCGCATGGCTGAAGGGGGCGACGCGCCTGGGGCCATCGCCCAGGACGAAATGGGTAAGGTCCGTCACAGGCCCCGCTCGGCCCGTGTGGCCCCCAGGTCATCCTCGCGGAAGGCGGCCAGGATGTCGGCCACGCCCTCCTGCGGGGTGAAGCCCAGGGCGCGGGCGCGGTCTGCGGTGAAGCTGGCGGGCCAGCCGCCCACGATGGCGGCCACATTGGCGTCCGGCTCGGGTTTCACCAGGGCGCGCTCGGCGGGGGTCAGGGCGGCCAGCATCTCGCGCACCGTGACCGAGAGCCCCGGCGGGTTCACGCCCCGGTCGAGGCCGAGCGGGGCCGTGTCCATCCGCGCCGCGTGCAGGAACCACTCCACCGCGCGGCGGGGCGAGCAGACCCAGACGGCGAAATCCTCGCCCACGGGCAGGGGCGTCTCCAGCCCCAGCAAGGGCTCCCGCAGGATGGCCGAGACGAAGGAACTCGCCGCCTTGTTGGGCCTTCCGGGGCGGACGATGACCGTGGGCAGGCGGATGGAGACGGCGTCCATGAAGCCCTTGCGCGTGGCGTCCTGCAGCAGCAGTTCCGCCGCCGCCTTCTGCGCGCCGTAGGAATTGGCCGGAAGCTGGCGCGAATCATCGGGCAGATGGGCGGATTGGCCGCCGCCGAAGCTCGCCACGCTGGAGGTGAAGATCACGCGCGGGGGGCGGGCAGGGCGCGGCAGGCCTCGATGACGGCCAGCGTGCCGTGCAGGTTCACCCGCATGCCCAGGTCGAAATCCGCTTCGGCCGCGGCACTCACCACGGCGGCCAGATGCACCACGAGGCCCGTGCCGGGCGGGATGGCGGCGCGCAGCTGTGCCGGGTCCGCCACGTCGCCGGCCAGGCGGCGCACCGGGAAGGGGGCGTTCAGCGGCGCGGGTTCGTGCAGGTCGAACAGGGTCAGGCCCGTGCAGCCGGGCAGGGCGCCCGCCGCCAGCCGTTGTGCCAGCTTGCGGCCGAGGAAGCCCCCGCCGCCCAGGATGGTGATGTGCATGACGCCGAGATTGCCCCGCGCCGGAAGCCCCGCCAAGGTGCGGGCCATGCACCGTCTCGTCCTGAACGCCAACCACGGCACCCCCGGCATCATCGTCCTGCCCGAAGGGGGGTATCGCCGCGCCCGCGCCGAGATCACCGCCTGGCCGGGCTATGCCCCCACCCCGCTCCACGCCATCCCCGCCGAGGGGGTCGCCAGCCTGCACTACAAGGATGAAAGCGCGCGCTTCGGGCTTCGCAGCTTCAAGGCCCTGGGCGGCGCCTATGCGGTGGCCCGGCTGCTGGGGCAGGAGCTGGCGCGGCGCGGCACGGCCAACAACGCGAACGGCGCAGCCCTGGAATCCGGCCAATATGCCCATGCGACGGAACAGATCACCGTCACCTGCGCCACCGATGGCAATCACGGCCGCAGCGTGGCCTGGGGCGCCCAGCGCTTCGGCGCGCGCTGCGTCATCTTCGTGCACGAGAACGTGTCCCAGGGGCGGCGCGACGCCATCGCCGCCTTCGGCGCCGAGGTGCGCGAGGTGCCGGGCAACTACGATGACAGCGTCCGCGCCGCCCAGCGCGCGGCCGACGAGAAGGGCTGGTTCGTCATCAGCGACACCTCCTACCCCGGCTACACCGAGCCCCCGCGCGACGTGATGCAGGGCTACCGCCTGATGGCGGAGGAGGCGCTGGCGCAGATGCCCGCGCCCCCCACCCATGTCTTCGTCCCCGGCGGCGTGGGCGGCGTGGCGGCTGCCGTCTCGGTCCAGCTGCGCCACCAGGCCCCCGGCGCCCGGCTGGTGGTGGCCGAGCCGGAGGAGGCCGCCTGCCTGCTGGAAAGCGCCGCCGCCGGCGAGATGCGGGCCGTGACCGGCGCGCTGGACACCATCATGGCCGGGCTGGCCTGCGGCGAGCCCTCCCTGCTCGCCTGGCAGGAGCTGGAGCGGGCGGCCTTCGCCTTCATGGCGGTCCCCGATTCGGCCGTGGCGCCGGCCATGCGCGCCCTGCATGCGCGGGGCATCGAGGCGGGCGAAAGTGCCGTGGCGGGGCTGATCGCCTTCGAATCGGCCATGGCGGATGTCTCGGCCCGGGCGGTGCTCGGCCTGGGGGCGGACAGCCGGGTGCTGGTCTTCGGCACGGAGGGCGCCACGGACCCCGCCCTCTACGCCGAACTTACGGGAGGGTGAACGAAGCCTCTTGCCAGGGGATGGTCGCCTTCATCATTCTGCAAAGAAACTGTCACACCGAGGCAACCAAGCGCGTATAGCGCCCCGCAAGACCAACACCCTGGGAGAGCACCTTCATGCAGCGCCGCTCACTGCTGGCCGGTTCGGCCGGCCTTTTGTCCGTTCCCTTCATCGCCCCCTCGGCCCGCGCCCAGACCGGCGCCGGCGGCCGCGTCGAGATCCAGTTCTGGTACGGGCTGGCGGGCGCCCTGGGCGAGCGCGTGGCCGAACAGGCGCAGCGCTTCAACGAGAGCCAGGACCGCTACCGCGTCGTGGCGACCTTCCGCGGCTCCTACCCTGAGGTGATGAGCGGCGCGATCGCCGCCTGGCGCGCGGGCACGGCCCCGCACATCGCGCAGGTCTTCGAGGTCGGCACCGCCACCATGATGGGCGCGGGCCCCGCCATCCGTCCCGTCTATGAACTGCTGGGCGAGGCGGGCATCGAGCTCGACCCGCAGCGCTACCTGGCCGGTGTGCGCGGCTACTACAGCGACACCCAGGGCCGCATGATCTCCATGCCGCACAACTCCTCCTCGGCGGTGATGTGGCTGAACCTGGACGCCTTCGAGCGCGCGGGCCTGTCCACCACCGACCTGCCCAAGACCTGGGCCGAGGTGCGCGCCGCCGCCCAGGCCATCCGCGCCCGCAACGCGGCCGAGATGGCGATGACGACCGCCTGGCCGACCTGGGTGATGTATGAGCAGATGTCGTCCATCCACGACGTCGCGCTGGCCACGCCCGCGAACGGCTTCCAGGGTCTGGACGCGCGGATGAACCTCGCGGACCCGATCTTCCTGAAGCAGACCGAGATGCTGCTGGAGATGCAGCGCGCCGGCCACTTCACCTATGGCGGCCGCGACGGCGGCGGCGGCGCGGCCTTCCCGGCCGGCCAGGCGGCGATCAGCTTCAACTCCTCCGCCGGCCGGGCCGCGGTGCAGCGCGAGGCGCGGTTCCGCTGGGCCTCGGTGGTGCTGCCGCACCATGGCGACATCACCACCAGCCCGAAGAATGGCGTGATCGGCGGCGCGAGCCTCTGGGCGCTGACCTCGCGCAACCGCACCGCGGCCGAATATCGCGGCGTGGCGGAGTTCTACCGCTTCATCTCCGAGGTGGAGCAGGACAAGTGGTGGCACCAGGTCACCGGCTATGTGCCGCTGACGCTGGCCGCCTACGAGGCGTCCAAGGCCGAGGGTTTCTACGAGCGCAACCCGGGCGCGGACGCCGCCATCACCCAGCTCTCCCGCGCGGAGCCCACGCCGAACAGCCAGGGCTTCCGCCTGGGCGGTTTCGTGGAAATCCGCAACATCATCCAGGAAGAGCTTGAGCGCGGCTTCCAGAACCAGCAGAACGCGCAGACGGCCCTGGCCAACGCCAACCGCCGCGCCGACGTGGTGCTGCGGAACTTCGAGCGCGCCAACCGCCGCTGAGACTGAACCATCCCGGGGGCGGCTGTTCCGCCCCCCTTCCTTTCCGTGAGGCCCCATGCGGCGCAAGGTCATCTTCGGCAACAAGCTGCTTCCCTATCTGCTGCTTGCGCCACAGCTCATCGTCACCGCCATCTTCTTCTTCTGGCCCGCGGCGGAGGCCATCCGGTATTCCTTCCTGCGCCAGGACGCCTTCGGCATCTCGGTCATGTTCGTGGGGCTGGAGAACTTCCAGGACCTCTTCGCCGATGATCGCTACCTGCAGGTGGTCTGGAACACGATCTGGTTCAGCTTCTGGGTGACCGTGCTCTCCATGGGCGTGGCGCTGCTGCTGGCCGTGCTGGCGGACCGGCATATCCGCGGGCGCGACACCTACCGCACCCTCTTGATCTGGCCCTATGCCATCGCGCCCGCCATCGCGGCGGTGCTCTACATCTTCCTGTTCCACCCGAGCCTTGGCCTGCTCGGCCGGGCGCTGAACGGCTTCGGCGTGCCCTGGGACTACCGGCTGAACGGGGACCAGGCGATGCTCGTCGTCATCCTGGCCGCGGCGTGGAAGCAGGTTTCCTACAACTTCCTCTTCTTCCTGGCGGGGCTGCAATCCATCCCGAAATCCGTGCTGGAGGCGGCGGCCATTGATGGCGCCAGCCCCTCGCGCCGCTTCTGGACCGTCATCTTCCCGCTGCTGTCGCCCACCACCTTCTTCCTGCTGGTGATCAACATCACCTCGGCCGTGTTCGACACCTTCGGGATCATTGACGCATTGACCGGCGGCGGGCCCGGCAACGCCACCCAGACCATGATCTACCGCGCCTATGTGGACGGGCGGGTGAACCTCGACCTCGGCTCCTCGGCCGCGCAGTCGGTGGTGCTGATGATCGCGGTGATGGCGCTGACGCTGGTGCAGTTCCGCTTCATCGAACGCAGGGTGCATTACTGATGTCTCAGGTTCAGCCCGCCATTGCGGCCCCCGTGCCGCTGGCCGCGGAGGCGCCGCGCCGCCGCCGCTTCCTCGGCGCCGACCTCACCACCCATGTGATCCTGCTGCTGGGCGTGGTGCTCTTCGCCCTGCCCATCTGGATCGTGCTGATGGGCTCCACCCATGACGCGGCCACCATCGGCCGGGGCGAGGTGCCCCTGCTGCCGGGCTCCGAGGGGTGGAACAACTACGCGACGGCCTGGAGCGAGGGGAACACCCGCCGCGCCTCCGTGCCCGTCTCGACCATGATGTTCAACAGCGCGGTGATGGCGCTGCTGATCACGGTGGGCAAGCTCGCCATCTCGATCACCTCGGCCTATGCGGTGGCGTTCTTCTCCTTCCCCGGCCGGATGCTCTGCTTCTGGGCCATCTTCATCACGCTGATGCTGCCCGTGGAGGTGCGCATCTTCCCCACCTTCCAGGTGGTGAGCGACCTTGGCATGGTGAACACCTATCAGGGGCTGATCATCCCGCTGATCGCGTCCGCCACGGCCACGCTGCTGTTCCGCCAGTTCTTCCTGACCATCCCGGATGAGCTGGTGGAGGCCGCCAAGATGGACGGCGCGGGGCCGATGCGCTTCTTCAAGGACATCGTCCTGCCGCTCTCGGCCACCAACATCGCGGCGCTCTTCGTCATCCTCTTCGTGTATGGCTGGAACCAGTATCTCTGGCCCCTGCTGGTCACGACCAGCACGGATGTGGAGACGATCGTCATCGGCATCGTGAAGATGCTGGGGGCGGAAGCCGACACCGAATGGAACATCGTCATGGCGACCACCGTGCTGGCCCTGTTGCCGCCGGTCGCCGTTGTCATCCTCATGCAGCGCTGGTTCGTGAAGGGCCTGACGGAGACCGAAAAGTAATGGCGACCCTCAACATCCAGGGCGTGACCAAGGCCTTCGGGCCCACCCATG from Roseococcus microcysteis includes these protein-coding regions:
- the ugpE gene encoding sn-glycerol-3-phosphate ABC transporter permease UgpE; the protein is MSQVQPAIAAPVPLAAEAPRRRRFLGADLTTHVILLLGVVLFALPIWIVLMGSTHDAATIGRGEVPLLPGSEGWNNYATAWSEGNTRRASVPVSTMMFNSAVMALLITVGKLAISITSAYAVAFFSFPGRMLCFWAIFITLMLPVEVRIFPTFQVVSDLGMVNTYQGLIIPLIASATATLLFRQFFLTIPDELVEAAKMDGAGPMRFFKDIVLPLSATNIAALFVILFVYGWNQYLWPLLVTTSTDVETIVIGIVKMLGAEADTEWNIVMATTVLALLPPVAVVILMQRWFVKGLTETEK